A section of the Saccopteryx leptura isolate mSacLep1 chromosome 4, mSacLep1_pri_phased_curated, whole genome shotgun sequence genome encodes:
- the NTHL1 gene encoding endonuclease III-like protein 1 yields MCSPEEFGMNDAGVRMVTRSLSRGLGTGPRGNGEEAAHLQRGEAAAEGRKIHHPVKRQRKAQSLNVAYEASDGEKGEGTNLLKVPSWEPQDWRQQLANIRTMRSGKDAPVDHLGVEHCYDASAPPKTKVKYIKQTSAILQQNYGGDIPASVAELVALPGVGPKMAHLAMAVAWGTVSGIAVDTHVHRIANRLRWTKKVTKHPEGTRAALEEWLPRDLWSEINGLLVGFGQQICLPVRPRCHACLNQALCPAAQ; encoded by the exons ATGTGTAGTCCTGAGGAGTTCGGCATGAACGACGCGGGAGTTAGAATGGTGACCCGCAGCCTGAGCCGGGGACTTGGGACAGGACCGCGGGGGAATGGAGAGGAGGCTGCGCACCTCCAAAGGGGGGAAGCGGCTGCAG aaggaaggaaaatcCATCACCCTGTAAAGCGTCAGCGGAAGGCACAAAGCCTGAATGTAGCCTACGAAGCCTCAGATGGTGAAAAAGGAGAGGGGACCAATCTGCTCAAGGTGCCAAGCTGGGAGCCTCAGGACTGGCGGCAGCAGCTGGCAAACATTCGCACCATGAGGAGTGGGAAGGATGCGCCTGTGGACCATTTGGGAGTTGAACACTGCTATGACGCCAGTGCGCCCCCAAAG ACCAAGGTGAAGTACATCAAGCAGACCAGTGCCATCCTACAGCAGAACTATGGCGGGGACATCCCAGCCTCTGTAGCAGAGCTGGTGGCACTGCCAGGCGTCGGGCCCAAAATGGCGCACTTGGCCATGGCTGTGGCCTGGGGTACTGTGTCAGGCATCG CTGTGGACACACATGTGCACAGAATTGCCAACCGACTCAGGTGGACCAAGAAGGTAACCAAACACCCCGAGGGTACCCGTGCAGCCCTGGAGGAGTGGCTGCCCAG GGACCTGTGGAGTGAGATTAACGGACTGTTGGTGGGCTTTGGCCAGCAGATCTGTCTGCCCGTCCGCCCGCGATGCCATGCCTGCCTCAACCAGGCCCTGTGCCCAGCTGCACAGTGA